The bacterium nucleotide sequence GGCGTCCGTTCCGCGGATCTTCCAGTTCAGGGAACTCGGTCAGCACGTCGGTCATCTCGTTGCCGCGCTCGCCGCAGCCGACGTACACAATGATGTCGGCGTTCGACCACTTGGAAAGCGTCTGTTGCACGACGGTCTTGCCGCTGCCGAACGGCCCGGGCACCGCCGCCGTGCCCCCCATCGCGACGGGGAAGAGCACATCCAGAATCCGCTGCCCCGTCACGAACAGCTCGGTGGGATCGAGTTTCCGCTTGGCCGGGCGCGGGACCCGCACCGGCCACGTCTGCATCATGCGCAGCTCGCGACCACCGCGGAGGCGCCCGATCACGTCGGTCACCGTGAACTCGCCCGCGTTGATGTCCGCGACCTCATCCTCGGCGGCGTCCGGGGGGACCATGATCCGGTGCGCGTACGAGTACTCCTGGACTTCCCCGAGGATATCCCCCGGTCCGACCCGGTCGCCCTTCTTGACCTTGGGGACAAACGTCCACCGCCTGGTGCGGTCGAGCGAGCTCACGATCACGCCGCGGGAGATGAAGTCCCCCTGCGCCTCGCGGATCTTGTCGAGCGGCCGTTGGATGCCATCGTAGATACTGCTGAGCATCCCCGGGCCAAGCTCGAGGGCGAGGGGCGCGTCCGTCGACTCAACCGCCTCCCCGATGTACAACCCGGAGGTGTCTTCGTAGACTTGGACGAAGGCCGTCTCGCCGTCGAGGCGGATGATCTCGCCGATCAACTTCTCCTTCCCGACGCGGACGATATCGTACATTCGCGCGCCGCTCAGACCCTCCGCGATCACCGCCGGGCCCGAGATCCGCGTAATCGCTCCCGTGGTCCCTGCCATCGTGTCGTCCTCTCTCGAGCCGAGTGGCTCCGTAGGTTATTTCAGCTTCACGGCGAAGCCGATGTGCTCCTTCACCAATCGGGCGATGTAGGCCTCGCCGCTCTCGAGGTGTGCGCGCGCCGGCGGGAGGGGGACCACGACCGGCAGGTCGCGCCCGCGCAGCAGCCGCGCCCGCGCGTCGTCGGTGCCCGCAAGCAGGTCCTCGCTCACGATCAACAACCCGTATCCCGCGGCGGCGTACTCGCGGATCATCCCGAGCGCCTCCTGGGGCGTGCCCGCCTCCCGGACTTCCATCCCCGCGAGCCGGAACCCGGTGGCGGTTTCGTTGTCGGTGATCACGGCGACCTTATACACCCACCAGCTCCTGTCGGGTAAGATCTGCAGACAATCCCAACAGCTTTGCATGGGCGATCACGCGCAGGTTGCTCACTTCGGCAGCCTTGCGTGTGAGATACCCGATGACAACGTCGACCGCGAGCGGGTCTCCAAGGGACAGTTGAGCGGCCATCCGCTGCGACGCCCGGTCAATCGCCCGCTCCATCTCCACGAGGTTGTCCGTTCCCGGGAGCTCAGCGCCAAACAACCGGACGGAGGCGATGTCGGCCAGGCTCGACTGCGGATCGGCGAGGGTGAGAAATCGGTCCGCGGACAGGGCCCCACCCAGGATGAAGAATCGCTCCCGTTCCTCGCGGGACAGCTCCTTCATCCGCCGGAGTTTCAGCGCAGTCTTTACATTCGTGGCGGTGATCTCGGCCCCGAGGAGCCGGCGGAAGGTTGCCCCACCCGCCCCCTCCCCATCCGCAATCCTGAGGCCATACTGGGCATAGGCCCGATCCAGCGCCATCTCGATATCGAGCAGGCTCCCGCTCCGCTGCGCCGCGTCGACCCCCTCGCGCAACGCCCGCCCGAGTGGATGCATCCACGTCACCAGCGTGTCGGCGATCGCCCTGAGGTCCGGCTGGGCCAGCAGCTCGCGTATCTTGACCTCGCTCAGCACCCCGCCCGGATAGACCGTGGCCAGGATCTCTTCCTCAGTCTTGCCGGTGTGCCGGCCTCGGACAATTGCCCGAAGATTCTGAAGATCGTAGCGCAGCAGGATGACCTCGATCTGCCGGCGGGGAGGCCCGTCGGCGAAACTCAAGATCCGGCGGGTGGTATGGTAGAAGTTTTGGGCGAGAGCCTCATCGACCGCCCGCGCCCCGGTGAAGCGGGTGAGCGCTTCCTGCAGCTCCATATTGTATGGCGTGTCCGACAGACCCTGGATGAACGCGTCGAGGTCGGGCGCCTGAAGAAGTTCCTCCACGCGGCTTTGGGGCAGGAGACGAGATTTCATCACTTTGACGCGCGCGTTGATATACGGAAAGTCCCCCATCGTGCTTACCGGCCCGGCTCGCAGGCCGTCCGCCTCATGCCCCCCAGAGAATCTCGGCGACGCGCGAGACCAGGGCGGCTCGAGTGCGGCCGAGCCTGCTCACGATCGTGTTTTCCACCGCGATCCGGTGGTCCTCGGTGGTGAGGCGGACGCCTCCGCTCACGTCGGGGTTCGCTCGAATCTCCAAGGGGAGTTGGAGCGCTCGGCACACTTCCGTCGCCGCCTCCGTATCTCCCGGGGCCACCTCCAACGTCGCCCCCTGCGTCGCGATTCCCTGAACCGCCTCGCTGAGGAAGTGCCGCAGCATCGCCCGCCGGCGAGCCGGATCTTCGCTCGTCCGCTTGAGCTCCGCGGTGGCCCGCTCAAACACCTGCTGAATCGCCTTATCTTTGGCGTCGAGCATGAGCGCCGCGGCGCGAAGGCTCGCCGCGCTTGCGGCCCGGGTGCGAGCCTGTGTCCGCTCGCTCTCCAACCGCCGGCGGGTCGAGGTTACGATCTCCTCCGCGTCCTTGCGGGCGGTGGCAAGGATCTCCTCGGCCCCCTTGCGCGCGTCGCCCAGGACCTTGTCCTTTTCGACGCGGGCTTCCTGCTCGAGCAGTTGGATCAGCTCAGAGCCCATCGCGGTCAGATCTTCCCATATAGGAAGAAGGCGATCACGAACCCGAAGATCACGAGCGTTTCCGGGATCACAAGGAGCACCAGCATGATGCCGAACATCTCCGGGCGCTCCGCGACGACCCCGGCGGCTGCGCCGCCGATCCTCGACTGCGCGATCCCTGTGCCAACGGCTCCGAACCCGATCGCGATGCCGGCGCCCACACCCAACAGCCCCGCACCGATGCCGGCACCGCCGGCCTTCCCCAGCTCCTGTGCCGCCGCCATCGCCGCAAACGACGCCACGTACAGCGCCATTAAGATTAGAACCAAGACCGCCCCCCGTCGTTTCACCCTATCCACCTCCGGTCCGTTGGAATGGCCGGTACGGATGCCCGGTATCCTGATAGTACTTGAACTTAGAGAAGAACTCGACCCAATGCAGTCGGGCGGGCTGCAGGATGTGCCCGATAATGCTGAGCCCGAAGAACATCACGTGGGCCACGGCGCCGACGAAGATACCGAGGATGATCTTGGAGAAGGTGCCGGTGTACCCTCCGCCCAACGTGTTCGCCACAATCGCCAAGGCCAGGGACGCCATGCCGACGGCGAAGATTCGCGCGTAGGAAATAATCGCCCCGAAGGTCGAGATGGATTCCATCACCCACATCAGGCTCCCCAGCGTGTACGAGAAGATCAGCGAGAGAAGGAACACCACCGCGGCTCCCAGCATGACCGGGCTGAAGAAGCTGGAAGGCAGCACATGCACCTGCGTGGCGAGCCACAGGAAGATGCTCCCCCCGCCGCTGGCGAGGGCCACGGCCTCGAGCAACTCTTTGCGCTCGCCGTGCCGCACGGCCTTCGCCATTTGCAAGAAGAGGCCGAGGTACACCTGCGCCAGGCCGAACCCGATGGAGATGTAGAGGTAGATGGTGATGAGGTTCAACCGGTCGAAATAGGGGTGGAATCCGGGGATGAACCGCTCCGGGAGATTGCCGAAAAACTCGCCGAAGATGATGCCGAAGAGAAAGGTGTAGGCGGTGATCCAGGTGAGCACAGCGACCACCGACCACAGCACGGCGGGGCTCAGGGTGAATCCAAAGTCCAACCCGGCAATCCTGGCTCGCCAGGGGCGGCCCGCCACGGCCTTCGCGCGCAGCCAGAGGGTGATCCCCAACAGGAACAGTCCGTAGCCCACATCGCCGGTGATGAGGCCGACCCACAGCGGCATCCCGATCGCGAAGAAGATCGTCGGGTCAAACGTCCCGTACTTTGGCGGATCGAAGATGGCGAGAAACAGCTCGAAGGGCCTCAGCCACCTAGGGTTGTGGAGGAGCACGGGCACGGCCTCGGCATGATGCACCGGCGCCGGTTCATCGTAGACCATGACGTCCCGCGCAAACCCGCGGCGCAGGGCTTCACGAATCGCGAACACCTGCCGCGAGGGCGCCCACCCGTACATGATGAAGGCGTACTGGGACTGGGGCAGCTGCGCCATGAGATCGTAGCGATGCCCCGCATCACGCGCGACGGTCGCAATCGCCCCGACCTCGGCCCGATGGCGCTGGCTCAGCTGCATCAGCTGGGTACGAAGGCGCTCGATCTCCCCAGGAAGCGCCCGAGCGCGGGCCTGCAGGTGGGGCACGGCCTGTCCAAGCGGTAGTGCACGCACGCTTGCCGGCAGCCTGAGTTCGCTCGCGCCTGCGCGCGTGAGGGCTCCTCGAACCGCCTCCGCATCCTGCCGGGCGAAGGCCACGACCGCGCCGACACGGTGGTCGTCCACCGGGCGGCTGACCAGCTCCACCCGACCGCCGGTCGCTTTCACCAACTCCGCGCGCAGCCCTTCGAGGGCATCGGGGGATTTTGCATCCATGACAAACCCGAGGGCCTCAACGCTCTTGCTCGCCTCCAACAGGGCCAAGAGCGGCGTCAGGACTTCCAGGGCCCGCCCGTACGCACGAAGGAGCTCCTGCTCCTCCTCCGCTTCCAGCAGACGGCGGGTCAGGTCTTGTGCCTCGGCTTCGACGGGCGCGAGCCTGGCGTGAAGCGCCTCTGGCGGCTGGTGTGCGAACGCCTCCGTCTCCAATGGCGGGGCCTCGATGACGGGCAGGAGCGCCAGGAGGCCTTCCGCCCGAGTCCGCACGCCGTCGAGCGCCGCACGGGCGGCCTGATCTTCCTGGGTCAGCTCTCGAGGCCGGATCGCATCATTGGCCGGCCGCACGTGATCGATGTGCAGGGCGCCCAGCCGTTGAACCGCATCGACGACCGCCCGCTGCAGCCGCCGAGGGCCGAGCACGGTCATCCGGCTCATGGGAACGATCACGTACTCTCCCCCAGGACCTCGCGCACCACGAGAGCGACGGCCTCGCCCATTCGCTCCTCTGCCCGCTTTCGGACCGCCTCGGCGTCCCCGCGCGCCCGCGCGAGCACCTCTTCGGTGACCCTCTGAGCCTCAGCCGCCGCCGCTTTGGAAGCCTCAGCCGCCTCTTGTTGGGCCTGCTCGCGGGCCCGGGCCCGGATGCCATCGGCCTCCCGCTGGGCGTCTTCCAACGAGCGCGCCGCTTCTTGCCGCGCCCGCGTCAGCTCCTCTTGCAGTTTTTGTTCTCTTTGAGCGATTTCCCGGAGGATCTTGTCGCCCGATGAGGCGGTCGAGGCTTCGTGCTGAGCCATCACTTCTCCCGTGGGCAAAAAAATATCGCCCGCTTCCCGGACTTGTCCCCGCAGGCGCACAGCCCGCGGACGTTCGGGCAGCAAGCCCGGATCATGTTAACAGACGACGTCTTTTACTGTCAAGGGTAACGACCCGAAGGGCACGCGCTCGAACGCTCGATCCGGTGATCAAAATCGCCCGATGATGGAGGCCGCGTTCACCACACGGATAAAGGGCTGCGGGAAGATCCCGATCACGATCGTCCCAAGGGCGGTGACGGCGAGGAGTGCGCGGGCCACCCCCCGCTCGTGCAGCACGGGCGCCCCCTCGGGCGCGGGCATGAGGTACATGGCGCGGATCACGCCGACGTAGTAAAAGAGCGAGACCACGCTGTTGAGAATCCCCACGATCGCCAGCCACAAGAGCCCGCTGTTGATCGCGGCGCCGAAGAGGAGGAACTTTCCGAAGAAGAGCGCGGTCGGCGGGATCCCGGTCAGGGACAGCATGAACACCGCCATGGCGAATGCCGAGAGCGGGGCGCGCCGCGAGAGGCCGGCGTAGTCGGGGATCGCGTCGGACCCCAGCCCGCGGCCGACGATCGTCGCGACGCTGAAGGCGCCGATGTTGGTGAAGGTATAGGACAGCAGGTAAAACAGGAGCGCCCCCACGCCGGACCCCACCAGCGTGGGGCTGGCCGCGACCGCCACCACTCCAATCAACATATACCCGGCGTGCGCGATGGAGCTGTAGGCAAGCATCCGCTTGATGTTCTGCTGGGAAAGGGCGACGAGGTTGCCCAGCGTCATCGAGATCGCGGCGAGGCCGGCGAGGATCGTCACCCATCCCTGCGGAGGCACGGCCACGTACAGCACTCGGAGCAGAGCCGCCAGCGCCGCGGCTTTGCTCCCGACCGAGAGGAAGGCGGCGATCGGGGTGGGCGCGCCTTCGTACACGTCGGGCGTCCACTGGTGGAAGGGGACGAGCGAGATCTTGAATCCAAACCCCGCCAGCATGAGCATCACGGCCAGCCCCAGGAACCCCGGGGACAGGAACGCGACGTGTTGCATCAGGTGATAGAGGTTCGTGGTGCCGGAAACGCCATAGAGAAAGGTGAACCCGTACAGCATCGCCGCCGACGCCGCCGCGCCGTAGAAGAAGTACTTGACCCCCGCCTCGTTGCTTTTGCGGTCGCCTTTGAGTGAGCCGGCGAGCACGTAGGAGACGAGGGAGAGAAACTCGAACGCGAGGAAGAGCAGGATGAGATCCACCGCGGCGGACAGCAGCACCAGGCTGAGCACCATGAACACCACGAGGCTGTACACTTCCCCTTCGTAGTGCGTGGATTGGCCGCGGTAGAACTCCATGGCGGCCAGGAGCACGAGGATGCCGCTGGTGATCGCAACCAGCTTGAAGAACGCGGCGAACGGGTCGACGGCGTACGTCTCCGCGAATACCAACCTCGATGGCCCGGAGAGCAGCGCGGCCGACGGGAAGAGGGCGATGGCCAATCCGATCACGCCGACCCACGCGACGATGCGCTTGCTGCCCGGATCGGTCAGCAGGTCGATCATGACCAGCACGAGGGCCAGCACGCCGAGGAGCAGTTCTGGGGTGATCGCCCGCAGGTCGGCCGTCATCGGATCGACCCGAGGATGGCAACCATAGCCAGGTTGATCGCATCGACGAGGGGGCGGGGATACACTCCGAACACGACCATCAGCGCCGCGAGCGGGACGAGCGCCCACCGCTCCCGGATGTCCATGTCGGGAAGCGCCGCCCATCGGCTATTGAGCGGGCCCATGAAGATCCGGTAGATCGTCCAGAGGAAAAACGCCACGGTCACCACCACACCCGCCAGGGCGAGCACCGTGAGCGCCGGGTAGATCTGGAAGGACCCCAGAAAGATCAAGAACTCCGCGACGAACCCCATCAGCGCGGGGAGGCCGAGGGAGGCCAACATCGCCAGCATCGTGATCCCCGTGTAGACCGGCAATCGGGCCCCCAACCCTCCGAAGTCGTTGACTCCGCGGGTGTGTGCGCGGTAGTCGTAAATCACGCCCACGAGGAAAAACAGGGCGCCCGTGATCACGCCGTGCGCCAGCATCTGCACCGTGGCGCCGTTGAGCGCGGTCACGGCCGCCCCGGCAAGCGCCGGCCGGCCGGCCGCCGCCGCCGCGGCGGCGACCCCGAGCATCACGTACCCCATGTGGTTGACGCTGGAATAGGCGACGAGCTTCTTGAGATCGGTTTGAGCCATGGCCACCACCGCGCCGTACACCGCCCCGATCACGGCGAGCACGGCGACGATGTAGGCCAGGTGGGCGAACGCCTGCGGGAGGAGCGGCAGCAGGATGCGCACGAAGCCGTAGGTCCCGAGCTTCAGCAGCACCGCGGCCAGCAGGACGCTCCCCGCGGTCGGGGCCTCGACGTGAGCGTCCGGCAGCCAGGTGTGGAACGGAAACATCGGCACCTTGATCGCGAAACTCAGGAAAAATCCCCAAAACGCCACAAGCGCCAACGGCAGGTTGCGCGCGAGCGGCTGCTGCTGGACCAACGCCAGGATATCGAAGGTCCGCGGCGTCGCATTGAAGTACACGATCAGGATGGCGAGCAGCATCGCGAGCGAGCCGATCAGCGTGTACAGGAAGAACTTGATCGCCGCGTAGATCCGGCGCGTCCCCCCCCAGATGCCGATGATGAAGTACATCGGCACGAGACTGACCTCCCAGAAGACATAGAAGAGAAAGAAGTCGAGTGCCAGGAACACCCCCACCATCCCCGTCTCGAGGAGGAGGAACAGGGCCATGTACTCCCGGAGCCGGACCTCGACGCGCCACGAGTAGACGACGCAGAGGAGCGTGAGCAGCGTCGTCAGCACGACGAGCGGCAGACTGAGCCCGTCGGCGCCCAGGTGGTAGGTGATGCCGATCGATGGGATCCACGGCCGGAGTTCGACAAACTGCATCGTGCCCGCGTGCGCCCGGTCGAAGGCGAGGGCCGCTCCGACAGAGACGCCGAACGTCAGGAGCGACGTCGCGAGCGTCACCAACCGGATCGTCTCGATCCGGTCCCGCGGGACGAACAGGAGGACAATCACGCCGAGGACGGGCAGCCAGAGGATGAGGCTGAGCACCGCGCTCATCGCACGAACCTCACCAGCACAATCACCACGACGCTGAGGAAGATCAACAGCAGGTAGTTCTCCTCCCGCCCCGTCTGCAGATATCGCAGGAACAGCCCCATCTGGCCGGCGATCCACCCGGCCGCGTTGACGAGGCCGTCCACGACGTACCGGTCGAAGGCGCCCGCGGCCCACACCACAACCCCTCCGGCTTTGAGGAACACCCATCCGTAGAGATCGTCGATGTAGTACTTGTGGACGAGCAGGGTATAGAGCGAACGCAGCTGCGTGCGGAGCACGGTGGATGGGACGATTCGCCAGCGGTAGATCGCGCCGGCCGCCGCCCAACCGGCGACGGCCACCACCACCGAGAGCAGGAGCAACCCGGAATTCGACGCGGGCGCTTCCACGCCCTCAAAATGCACCAGCCGCTCGAAGGGATGCTCCAGGAACCCCAGGACGACGGTGCACGCGGCCAGGATCACGAGGGGGACGGTCATCACCGCGGGGCTCTCGTGGAGATGCGCGGACGCAGCATGGCCGCCGGCGCCCGGTCCGCCCCTGAACGACCCGGCGAACGTGTACCAGAGCAACCGCCCCATGTACAGCGACGTGATGAAGGCCCCGATCGTGCCGATACCCCACAGGAGTTTATCTTGC carries:
- a CDS encoding V-type ATP synthase subunit F, whose protein sequence is MYKVAVITDNETATGFRLAGMEVREAGTPQEALGMIREYAAAGYGLLIVSEDLLAGTDDARARLLRGRDLPVVVPLPPARAHLESGEAYIARLVKEHIGFAVKLK
- a CDS encoding V-type ATPase subunit — encoded protein: MGDFPYINARVKVMKSRLLPQSRVEELLQAPDLDAFIQGLSDTPYNMELQEALTRFTGARAVDEALAQNFYHTTRRILSFADGPPRRQIEVILLRYDLQNLRAIVRGRHTGKTEEEILATVYPGGVLSEVKIRELLAQPDLRAIADTLVTWMHPLGRALREGVDAAQRSGSLLDIEMALDRAYAQYGLRIADGEGAGGATFRRLLGAEITATNVKTALKLRRMKELSREERERFFILGGALSADRFLTLADPQSSLADIASVRLFGAELPGTDNLVEMERAIDRASQRMAAQLSLGDPLAVDVVIGYLTRKAAEVSNLRVIAHAKLLGLSADLTRQELVGV
- a CDS encoding V-type ATP synthase subunit E, whose product is MGSELIQLLEQEARVEKDKVLGDARKGAEEILATARKDAEEIVTSTRRRLESERTQARTRAASAASLRAAALMLDAKDKAIQQVFERATAELKRTSEDPARRRAMLRHFLSEAVQGIATQGATLEVAPGDTEAATEVCRALQLPLEIRANPDVSGGVRLTTEDHRIAVENTIVSRLGRTRAALVSRVAEILWGA
- a CDS encoding V-type ATP synthase subunit K; protein product: MKRRGAVLVLILMALYVASFAAMAAAQELGKAGGAGIGAGLLGVGAGIAIGFGAVGTGIAQSRIGGAAAGVVAERPEMFGIMLVLLVIPETLVIFGFVIAFFLYGKI
- a CDS encoding V-type ATPase subunit subunit G family protein; this encodes MAQHEASTASSGDKILREIAQREQKLQEELTRARQEAARSLEDAQREADGIRARAREQAQQEAAEASKAAAAEAQRVTEEVLARARGDAEAVRKRAEERMGEAVALVVREVLGEST
- a CDS encoding NADH-quinone oxidoreductase subunit N yields the protein MTADLRAITPELLLGVLALVLVMIDLLTDPGSKRIVAWVGVIGLAIALFPSAALLSGPSRLVFAETYAVDPFAAFFKLVAITSGILVLLAAMEFYRGQSTHYEGEVYSLVVFMVLSLVLLSAAVDLILLFLAFEFLSLVSYVLAGSLKGDRKSNEAGVKYFFYGAAASAAMLYGFTFLYGVSGTTNLYHLMQHVAFLSPGFLGLAVMLMLAGFGFKISLVPFHQWTPDVYEGAPTPIAAFLSVGSKAAALAALLRVLYVAVPPQGWVTILAGLAAISMTLGNLVALSQQNIKRMLAYSSIAHAGYMLIGVVAVAASPTLVGSGVGALLFYLLSYTFTNIGAFSVATIVGRGLGSDAIPDYAGLSRRAPLSAFAMAVFMLSLTGIPPTALFFGKFLLFGAAINSGLLWLAIVGILNSVVSLFYYVGVIRAMYLMPAPEGAPVLHERGVARALLAVTALGTIVIGIFPQPFIRVVNAASIIGRF
- a CDS encoding NADH-quinone oxidoreductase subunit M, translated to MSAVLSLILWLPVLGVIVLLFVPRDRIETIRLVTLATSLLTFGVSVGAALAFDRAHAGTMQFVELRPWIPSIGITYHLGADGLSLPLVVLTTLLTLLCVVYSWRVEVRLREYMALFLLLETGMVGVFLALDFFLFYVFWEVSLVPMYFIIGIWGGTRRIYAAIKFFLYTLIGSLAMLLAILIVYFNATPRTFDILALVQQQPLARNLPLALVAFWGFFLSFAIKVPMFPFHTWLPDAHVEAPTAGSVLLAAVLLKLGTYGFVRILLPLLPQAFAHLAYIVAVLAVIGAVYGAVVAMAQTDLKKLVAYSSVNHMGYVMLGVAAAAAAAGRPALAGAAVTALNGATVQMLAHGVITGALFFLVGVIYDYRAHTRGVNDFGGLGARLPVYTGITMLAMLASLGLPALMGFVAEFLIFLGSFQIYPALTVLALAGVVVTVAFFLWTIYRIFMGPLNSRWAALPDMDIRERWALVPLAALMVVFGVYPRPLVDAINLAMVAILGSIR